Part of the Cydia pomonella isolate Wapato2018A chromosome 5, ilCydPomo1, whole genome shotgun sequence genome is shown below.
atataaaaaataagcgctttactcCTTTATGATAGTTATAAcgaaatcatgaaactttgcatgtagcattccatcaggcgttttgaataaacttacttactccgtGATGAGACTTgccctccgacacaagacagcgccacttttctcggtcctgtgtctcgggccaattgtcgactcgaagctcgcgcagatccgcctccaccatgtcgctccagcgatacctagggcgtccgataggacgtcctcctgctaggcgacccaggtacgctctttttacatttacattattacatttttgaataaacggattacgcattatactttgcggacataaatggtaaggcgcgtatcttttacatgttcatgtgaccagctgacggtctttccaccgcgatacaaacggctgactatttttttaattcatgacaGCATCATTAGTAAGTATCTAAattctaaactatcatctgacaaagtatctgCCGGGAGGCCATGACTGAAGATacatgctcctggcccgcggttaTAATCTGCTCAATCCGAAATGAGCCTTTATGTGCGAGTAACCTCGCAGATGTATACAGCAGTGGTGTTGCACTCGAAATCGTTGAGCAGTCCGTCGCGGACTATGGAGCCGCAGAACTCGATCCCGTACGCGTTGTTCGGCTCATTCCGACCCCATGTTGAGAAACCAGCGTCGGTTAGTGTCTCtcctgtaatatttaaataaaaatatacttagaaACTGATAAGTACAGCCTAATCACAACTAGgaacaaatcaaacaaaattttgagGAAAAGTGACGCAGCCCTCAAGTGGTGGAGGATGGGATTCGAACCGGCATCTTTTCTATCCGGGCTGAACCCTTGAACCTCTCCCTTAAACCACCTTGCCACTCCTACTCGTACAGCCTAAtcatttagaaaatatttttctttgccGAGGGAAAGGAAAAGGGATACTTTACTGATCTCAGATGAGCAAGGAAAATGATTTGACAGTGAATAAGATTTAGGCTACTGACGTAACCTATCAACGATACAATTAACAAAACGATATATGATAAAACACAACTACATAATCATAAACCGAATTGAATCTACAAGATAACCATTAACCTATTGACAATCTTACCGCCAATCAAGAGAATCAGAATCAagagaaaaatacaaaatactcacCAAAAATTGTCAACCAATCTCCATTCCTTGCGTGTTCATTCCAGTCCCAAAAGCCAATCATGGCAACATGCGGATATTTCACCCGCAACGTGTTCTCAGGGTACTTCGCGAACAACTCCTTTAGGACCTGGGACTCTATAGGACTGTTGATGATAGCGAGATGGGCTCCTTCAGAAAAGCAGGCGGCGGCGGCCTGGTGCCAGGTCCGAGGGATCTTGTGGAACTTGTAGCAGCTGCCGGTGCGTGGCTCCAAGTGGTACTCTGTAATACATAACTGAAATTTGATGGCCTATGTAAGTTGAAGTGATTAACACtaactaaaatattatagtttatcAAAGTCACAAAAAATCGACATTGACTCCAAAATTAAGAAACCTCATTTTAGACTTTTGTGAACGTGGTCTGTAGCTCTCAAATAAGTTGATGATGAATTCATCTACATCCTATCGTATCCCCACCCTTATCATCATCTCACATCCTATTTTACCGTGTAGCGAAAATTTCGAAGTTCCTTTCTTGAAATTACAAAACTTAATTACCATTGTCCGGTTGCACTGTCCTTATTGACGGTCATCTTCGAGCTATTCTTAGTGCAGAAAAAAGAATACACAGCGTCATAGCTGACGTAAGCTACTTCGCCCGCAGTATCGTCGCGTAGTATTCATCATTCCTCGTTCTGTTGTCGAGTAACGTAAATCTCGAAGTTCATTTGCTTAAAATTCTTAAACCTACCACTGTCCGTAGTGCCACACTTATTAACGGTCATCTTCGAGCTCTTCTTAGTACAAAAGAAAGGATATACATTTGCACAATTAACGTCAGCTACTTCGCTCTCGCCGTTCATGACCAGGCAGTCTTCGTTGTTGTTCGCATTGTTGGGCTCGTTGTCGGCCCAGCGAAGGGAGAGGTTACTTAATGGTATACCTAAAACAGGATTGAAGAATGTGTCTAAATATAAAATTGGCAAATGTTGTTGGCATGTGAATTCTACATATCTATGGGACATGCGCTCGCATCGACGGCCGGACGCAACTGaggcgcgcgcaggcggcgcgcacgtatttatgcagcggttggagcgagatggaagacagggcgtgctactctcgcaagcgacattctctgcggtagtcctgaattgctgtattttctactacccacttcatgcaaccggcgattgtgagcgggatagaagatatgtcatcgcactctagagaggtgcgatttacgtcaaagggtagattagattctgtagttctaagatacctatctttctattttttcgtaggtttaggaatagtatataagacgacgatacatttcaataaatgttcattatttaactgactatACCGCTGTTTACACTTGACTCCTCCTACATGGACCCCCATAtttggtgaccccgacgtgatgTACAAGTACGCACAGTTCTTTCTGTCAACAACGAGTCATCGCTAGATATTCTCGCCGCCATGGCCGACAAGATGTTAGAGCACGCCGAGCCAGTCACCGTTGCTGCAGTCACACGAGCCACAGATTTTCAAGCCCCGCAAAGCAGCGAAAACACATTTTTTGAGAAGTTATCCCAGAAGCTCGACAATTTAACAATCGAAATTGCAGCCCTTCGGTCCGGCGGCCGGCAACGCTATCGCCGTCCCTTTCGCTCTCGAAGCCGTTCCCGTTCGAGATCTATGTCGGCGCATGGAACTTCACGCAAGCCCGGTGATCCTGGATGGCTGTGCAGATATCACTTCAGATTCGGAGACAAAGCACGAAGATGTGAATCGCCGTGTAGCAAGAAGACTAGCTCATCGGAAAACTAATGCCTACACCGACTCTGGCGGGCCTCGGTGTACCTCCAGTCAGCAACCGCCTTTGTGTCATCGATCGTAACTCTCGAGAACGTTACCTCGTCGACACTGGCGCCGAAATATCAGTACTATCGTCGCATCACAAGAAGAACCAGTTATCAAGCACCTACAAGCTTTACGCCGCAAACGACACGCCGATTAAGACCTATGGAGAGAAAACAATAACTCTTAACTTGGGGCTACGGCGCGACTACCGTTGGACGTTTATCGTGGCTGCCATCAAGACCTCGATCCTCGGAGCTGATTTCCTTCGGCACTACAAGCTGCTACCTGACCTAGATCAAAAGAAGCTCATCGACAAAACCACTAAACTCCAAGTCAACGCATTAACAGTTCGAAGTACTCAAGAAACCGTCTATTTGATCAGCAGCAATCAAGCCTACTACGAGATTCTCAAACAGTATCCTAATGTACTACGACCAATGTCTTTGAAAACGCCGGCCAAGCATAACGTGCAGCATTTCATCGAGACTACGGGCCCCCCACTCTTCGCCAGGCCACGCCCACTGCCGCCCGACAAATATGCAGCGGCGAAGGCCGAATTCGAACGCTTGATGGAAATGGGCATCTGTCAACCCTCAAACAGCCCCTGGGCAAGTCCGCTGCACGTTGTCAAGAAAAAAGATGGTTCTCTACGTGTCTGCGGCGATTATAGACGTCTGAACGCCGTAACACAACCCGATCGCTATCCTTTACCTCGAATTCAAGATTTTACGTACCAGTTGCACAACAAgaagattttttcaaaattagaccTGAAGATGGCGTATTTTTGGATCCCCATGAACAAAGAAGACGCGCAGAAAACTTCAATAATCACACCGTTCGGGTTGTTCCAGTTTAACTCAATGACGTTCGGGCTCCGCAACTCAAGCCAAACATTCCAACGATTCATGCACGACGTTCTACGAGGCATAGATGGCTGTTTCTGTTACGTCGATGATCTTCTCCTGTCCTCTGAAAATGAAGAAGAACACAAAACACTGCTTCGACAAGTCCTGGAACGCCTAGATAAATACGGCGTAACTCTCAATGTCGATAAATGCGAGTTCGGAcgaagaaaaatcaacttccttgGCTATGAAGTATCACCCGACGGCATCAGTCCCACTCAAGAGCGGATCGAAGCAATATCGAATTACCCAAAGCCGAAGACAGTCTGTGAGCTGAGAAGATTTCTAGGCATGTTAAATTTTTACCGTGACTGCCTACCACATCAAGCGGAACTTCAGTCTCAACTCAACAAGTATCTGCACAACTCCAAGAAAAATGACAAGACTCCTATCGAATGGAACACCGAGTCAGATGAAGCTTTCAAGAAATGCCGCCAAAGCATATTGGAAGCAACTACGCTATCGTATCCAGTTCACGGCGCTCCTCTATGTATCATGAGTGATGCATCAGACCACAGCGTAGGAGGATTGGTCCAACAGAAAGTTGATAATGTTTGGAAACCGCTGGCATTTTTCTCGAAGGCACTGAGTCCGACGCAACGCCGCTACAGTGTGTATGATCGCGAACTCCTAGCGATTTACATGGCTGTAAAGCACTTCAGACGACTTATAGAAGGCAATGACGTCATCGTCTACACGGACCACAGACCACTTACGCACGCACTTACGCGAGCACCGAGCAGCAGCGACACTCCGAGACGCGAGCGCCAACTGCACTTCATTAGCCAATTTTGTTCGAGCATCCAGTATATCCCAGGCGACAAAAACAACATCGCTGACGCCTTATCAAGAATCGAAGAAATACAATGTCCGTCCGCAATAGATTTCGACAAATTAGCCACCGACCAGCGCACCGATGAAGAACTAACAAAATTGAAAACTCAAGAAAATCTGAAGTTCACTGAAGTCACACTACCAGCCATCAATCGACCAATCACGTGTGAGCTCTCAACTGGCACACCGCGACCGTACCTACCTATCGCTTATCGTTATGCGGCCTACAAAGCGCAACACGATATAAGCCACTCAGGTGTACGCGCAACGAGGAGACTTATGGCATCTAAGTTCTTTTGGCCAGCAATGAACAGAGACGTCGCACTTTGGACTCGAGCATGCATTGGATGTCAACGAGCTAAAATACATCGTCACGTGATTCCACCTATCGGAGAGTTCCCGCCATCTCAGCGTTTCGAGCATCTGCATATCGATATCGTGGGACCCCtaagaatatcaaatgattatcGATATTGCGTCACAATGATCGACCGCTGCACGAAGTGGCCCGAGGCAATACCAGTACGCGACATAACAGCTGAAGTTGTCGCTAAAGTCCTGTACGAGCACTGGATTACGAGATTTGGATGCCCGCTACGCATCACGTCAGATCAAGGTCGTACCTTCGAGtcaaaccttttcaacgctctcCTGAAGAAGCTTGGGACCACAAGAATACGTACCACTGCCTACCACCCTCAGGCGAATTCTCAAGTGGAGAGGCTACACCGCACTTTGAAAGCCGCTCTTATGGCAAGGGGCGAAAGTTCAAGATGGTCCGAAGAGCTGCCTACAGTTTTATTTGGATTACGAGCCGCATTACGCAGCGATAACAACCTAAGTCCTGCATTGATGACGTATGGATCCCCACTACGCATGCCAGCTGATTTCTTCGTACCTACAAAGTCGACGATTGAAGATGCAGAGTTTGTACGACGTTTGTCAGAGATAATGTCATCACTTGTTCCTGTAACCCGGACGCACGCCACGCAATGGAGACCTTTCGTGCATAAGGACCTTGCGTCGTGCACTCACGTATTCGTGCGTAATGACACCGTGCGACCCCCGCTCACACCACCATATGATGGCCCGTTCGAAGTCCTCAAACGCTACGACAAGTATTTCAAGATACAAATGCCACAACGAACTACTGTCGTCACTATAGAGCGTCTGAAGCCAGCCTACATCTACAATGAAGACGTCACAAGCGACAGCCAGACTCCTGCATCTAGCCCAAACACTCAGACGTATGTGACGAGATCGGGCAGAGTCACGAAACGTATTCGCTTCGCTTGAGAGGGAGTGCTATGGGACATGCGCTCGCATCGACGGCCGGACGCAACTGaggcgcgcgcaggcggcgcgcacgtatttatgcagcggttggagcgagatggaagacagggcgtgctactctcgcaagcgacattctctgcggtagtcctgaattgctgtattttctactacccacttcatgcaaccggcgattgtgagcgggatagaagatatgtcatcgcactctagagaggtgcgatttacgtcaaagggtagattagattctgtagttctaagatacctatctttctatttttttgtaggtttaggaatagtatataagacgacgatacatttcaataaatgttcattatttaactgactatACCGCTGTTTACACTTGACTCCTCCTACATGGACCCCCATTAACCTCTGCAATATGACTAAGAGAGTCTTCTCTTAGTCATATTGCAGAGGGGTTAGTTAAGTCTTTAACAGCTGGGATTTTAGAAACACTAGGGCTAGGTTTcctagtatttattatttttagctggcaaaaatttggtataggtatttaaatcGGTATGCAGGGTGAATCCGCTGTGATTAATCtgcataataattatatcatcAGTAATGTAGGTAAAGAAATTGACAAAAACTTTACACTAATTACGTACTCATTAAAAATACACACATcgaacaaaacaaaatagaaaTCAAGTTGAGAAGATGACCCATtggtagttagttagttagtgcttctgggcattttccgcaactcgacaaccattgtgcctattttgcgtgaaacgaggtagcgctactctaaccaccccagctcctccacgaagcctagcaaagttttcaggctgctaattgcctctcctagtgtgcacggattccctaggtatttgttcctgtatacttctacctgtttgcagtctaggagaatatgttttgttgtttcttcttcttccatgcacgctctgcacatggggctgtctgttttacccatattgtgtaggtgtttgttaagtgtgttatgtcctgtaattaatcctactattttacgtagttggtgtcgaggtgttttcagtagtattttggtgagtttgtggttcagttccggtagaaaatccttggtctgcctgcatgtgtccatttcattccagtatttattgtgcagttgtctgtgatgtaggtctagctggttgtgtatataggatattggtaggggtatgatgggctcgggtccatatgccgtcgtttctgagcctttcctggccagttcgtccgctgcatcgtttcctcttgatccactatgcccctttatccattgaattgttactttgttgccttctttgctcacttccgtgaggcttcgatgacattcgagtatgagctctgagttaattttgtcactgcatagcgcttgtagtactgatttactgtctgacagtattagtatattttcgtgtttcacctgtcgtcttgttatagcattgcaagcttctattattcccacacattcagcttggaataccgtgttatgttctcccaggggttttgagatgtgtatgttcaggtcttccgagaagacaccacatcctgtcccttcaaatgtttttgagccgtctgtgaatattcttaggtttgTTTGGTCTAGTCCTTCTTTAGGATCCATTGACCCATTGATATGACCCATTGGTAatgtatatacgtatgtatatgtatgtaggaTGGAgtccaaaattaaaccaactttaactaataacacttttctttatttttttcaccATTTAGCAACAGTTCACAATCCGCCATAGCTCTCATCTCCCCTCTCTCTCTTTACACTCCCTCTCCTGGTCGCACGCTACTAATTGCGTTCAGGAATAATGATTGTTACAATTGAGATCCTACagttatataatgtataatgtgatgatgatgatgtcctcccagacgtatccgtcgacggcgacaatATCCGTACAAAGTGACCCGTTTTCATGGCGTTTGGGTGTATTAAGttacataaaatacatatagAAATGGGTATTTCACTCGCCACAGTTTGGCGAAGCTGTAGTATTTTTGCGCaggtatattttgtttatttaatgtgGTGTACCTCTAAaagacatcatcatcatcatcatttttattaaataacaataacattgtgtatgaaaaatttaaatctaGGCACATGCATACAAATAATATATCAAaattatcatatcatatcatcatagaaataaatattaacactaattcaaataaatcgcCCCGCTCAAGTAgcccaaaataaaaaaaagacatgaattagtaataaaaaaaaatcaataaaaataaaaaaatacaagaaaaaaaatctaaaaatgtcaacaaataaaaagaatcattaattaaataatatcatttaaaaatttaaaaaaaaatttttttggaacgttaaaagaagaaaactaattataaatttagagaaaaatgacacctagtaaaaaagtaaaactaataaaataatataattaaaaattttaaaatgtcaGTTACATGTTGGtattaagcaaaaaaaattaaaaaattaaattataattataaagctGTTAGTTGATAGGGTTAAATATTTTGGTCATATGCTCACCAGTGACTCGAGCGATGACCCGGATTTGGAAAGGGCGAGGAGAGCGATGGCTGTACGGAACAATATGATCGCCCGCAGATTCGCACGCTATAGTAACGAAGTCAAATTGATAGTTTTCAAGGCCTACTGTCAGACGTTCTAGACGTGTAGTCTGTTGGTGTGATTTACACAGAGAGCCTACAACGCCATTCGCGTGCAATACAACAAGAATGTTGTTGAGGCTGCCGAGACATTGCAGTGCATCCCGTATGTTTGCAGTGGCGTGCACAGATGACTTTTTCGCCAGCAGGCgaaaaagagtttttttttttttaatttattaaagttccaATTAGTTTTACGAAAATTCGCAGAGTTCCatgtttacttactgctaaagtcatgaatggcttaattacagcaagggttcggacttattaaactaatataacaaagcaaatatatgtttacaaaatatagtatttgatatgaaataatttttaacttttttaattgatttagagTTAGATAGGTAATCTTGTATGTGTTTCGGAgggctatttattattttcgtaagtaTGAAATTATTAGTTCTCGTTCCGTAGACATTATTATATGATGGTAGTATGAAACTAGGTGCATTAGGGATACTTCTTAATCTGTTGTTTCTgtgatattcatttaatttatctatgTGTAGGTGTTCTTCTTTAAGAATGGACAAATTGGATCACTGCTGAATCGTAGCAACAACGAGAGCGTTGGCGGAGCGCCTCGACTCTCCTCTTACTTGCTATTGGGTTGAAGTGGTGATTGGCAGGGCCAAGTAGAGTAGATTGTTTGCCTTGCGCGCCCCTGTCAACATATTAcatactttttttcttttatttttgtattgttcaattaacatagttattaagatacTCTGTGACTAACAATAACAAGCTTTGGATCAtcttggtctgaaataaatgattttattattttattattattattataagtagacAGTAACCTACCGTCTATAGTCATAAAGTGACCACTGGCAACGACGGCTTGTATCCCGGTGAACACCTGCCTCATGGTCAGCTGGTCCGCCATCATGGCAATGCAATGGCAATCATTGCTTTGGTTAAAGCACTGCTTGTAGATGAAGCTAGAACGCCACCTGAGATAAAGAATTTTGAAATCTGTGACAGTCTTATGTCCCCTAGGTAAGACAGACAGCGTCCACAGTGCCGTCAATTCGGATGCCACTGAGCGCCGCCAGGATTGTTTGGACGACATATTCCTCTCTCGCCTTGCGGGGTCCATTCCAGGCCTTGCCTAGGGATGTGGTCGCCGGGATCCCTTCTAAGAGTGCACGAGTGTGGCCGATCCATGGGTGAGGACATGGATCCCTCCACGTCTCGCATCCATATAACAGCACGGTTTTAAGAGTTATTAAATACCTCTAAGTAATACTTATGAAAGCTGGTTACTTTATGATTTTGGCTAAGTATATTAACGAGAATAGGAAGGTAAGAGAATCCAGGAATCtaactgctgcagtaatgctggagTTATTTAAATCCAAACGGTACCTTTATTATGAGATGGTTACCGCCTATTCTCAGCTGGAAATACACGATATGTATACCTTAAAGATAGCATCGTAAGCGagcttttttatatactacgtcgagggcaaataagcatacggcccgcctgatggtaagcagtctccgtagtctatgtacgcctgcaactccagagagacatgcgcgttgccaaccctaacactccgcaactccgcaccctcgttgagctctagcaaccgtacttaccggcaggaacacaacactatgagtagggtctagtgctatttagctgcggttttctgtaaggtggaggtacttccccagttgagctctgctctagatctggagtgacatccgctgtgctgtgccctaccacacaaagtcagataacattcacagtgcccatagctcgcttttggacgtagtttaaggacattctCGGGTCCAAGGATATGCCCGGATCGAACCGGAGCTTCTTTTCAATCAGTTAGCACCATGTGCCGGCGCAGCCAGGCGTCGTCTTCCTGCATGTACTCGTAGCCCATGATCGTATTGAAATGGACCCACGCTCTATTTCATAACTTTTGTATCGTGTTTCCTGCTTAGTATCTTATAGTGAGATGGTTCGCGCCTTCCCAAAGTAATACCTTCAAGATGACATCGTAAGCGGGCGTCTTGCCAATCAGCCGGCACGATGTGCAGGCGCAGCCATGCATCTGCTTCTTGCACGTACTCGTAGCCCATGATCGTGCCGGCAGCGTGCTTGCctgtgaatttatttttatagtggtCAACCTTTAgtggacagacggacggacggacggacagcggagtctcagtaagagggtcccgtttgaccctttgggtacggaacccaacAAATGGCATTAGTTATGACAACCACACTTTATTTATGTTACATCAAGTAACTTAAAGCCAAAATTAACAGACTGCATCCAAGATGCAAGTGTTGCAAGTTGGATCAAGACATAAAACAGTCACTGTGCACATGCTAATTTCAAAACTGTTGTGAAGGAAAAACTTATTTCGCGAACATACTACAAAATAGGCGATTATATCATAGATCCCTATCCATCCCTATTTTAGGCAATGATAACGTCTTGCATTAACAATATAGCGGATCcatttgtttgacataattattaaaagtcataatgtaatgatataaTATGATGTAGTCATATTTCTGAAACCGTTAAgttttcaggattttcgtatGGTTATCCTagagataggttaggttaggtttgtttcatgccaatcctgaaaagttacgcgtgtctgaaaaaaaccaaattatgactaacgaaaatgcggacaaacaatacattatgacttaaaactatatgggaaacaatagagacccgcaatctataaatagtatttttttatttaatgcatgttagttataggatgtagagatcgctttttagcgataagaccgccttttgtttacctcttctttatgtgttgtattatttatactgtttctgtattgaggtgcgcaataaagagtatttgtattgtattgtattgtatgttttgaaattgggataccctcttacaatttaggagggatttaaatcttctgggtctgaggtgtagggttagagccggcgtagctttatttgacgttcataagcgcattgtaatatgcctacatggaaaataaactatttcatTTACTTCTTTCCATTtgcttaaacaaaaaataataattgaagtATACTTACTCGTCAAAACAGTTAAATACAGGAACAGAAGTTGAGACACATTAAACATTATTCAATATTGAATATCAAAAATGCTTCGTATTTCGTAACTTGTTAACAAACTGTTTTGTTCAATTGCCGTCTGTTTGTGTGAACAAAATGTTACGTTCTATAAATTGTAATGTTCTTACTCCGTTCAGAACATACACAAGTACATTCTAACGCCATCTATGACTAATTATGAAAAGCAATCGTCACTAATATACATCTCCAAGATGAGTTTACGATTGTGAAGTTTAGGGTAGCGGTAGAAAACGGGCCGACCCTACGAAGAAATAAACGCGGTGAGAGTCGCTGCAGGCGTTTGTCACTGCAATGGCAGacgcaataaattaatattttaagacaTTATACGGTCATTGTGTGCGTATAGTTCCGAAACATGAATATGTGAAGTTCGTTGGTGTGTACAAGTCACGGGGTAAGTGTTTTTTAGTGATTTTTCTAGTCGGGACTAAGTGCGTTTGCTTTGATAGTGATCTTCAAAAATACCGGGTAAATTACATTCGACCCTTTTGTCCGCAGCATATGGGAACGCCCTTTTTTTGATGTACGGAATTGGGCCATACGAAATAAATGTTagataatgacattaataacaAATTGACACTCAACCGTTGAAGGATACGGGTGTATAATTCGCCGCTAAAATCATCGCTAGCTTGGCCCAGCGGCAACGTTGGTGGAGAACGGTGCAAGAGGTTGCAAGTTCGATCCCCGGCAGGACCAATATACTGtttctcttttatttatttttttgtttttattgttaatactttttattttattttctttcatttaatattgttttgtttcctctgctagtatatttatttagataaattttTCCGATTAgcacaaatttatttatacgctttatttttaagtttttccttACTTCGGTCCAACCTTTGtttacttagttttaattttactcatacttatttgttttgtaaACTTCAATTAAATGTTACTAGCAACGCTGTCAATAGTTTCCTTGGTATACATTGCACGAACCCTGATCATTAcattggcgcccaacgtggggcccGAACCCACGACCCTGAGATTAAGAGTCTCATGCTCTACCGACTGAGCTAGCCGGGCCCAGCGGCAACGTTGGTGGAGAACGGTGCAAGAGGTTGCAAGTTCGATCCCCGGCAGGACCAATATACTGtttctcttttatttatttttttgtttttattgttaatactttttattttattttctttcatttaatattgttttgtttcctctgctagtatatttatttagataaattttTCCGATTAgcacaaatttatttatacgctttatttttaagtttttccttACTTCGGTCCAACCTTTGtttacttagttttaattttactcatacttatttgttttgtaaACTTCAATTAAATGTTACTAGCAACGCTGTCAATAGTTTCCTTGGTATACATTGCACGAACCCTGATCATTAcattggcgcccaacgtggggcccGAACCCACGACCCTGAGATTAAGAGTCTCATGCTCTACCGACTGAGCTAGCCGGGCCCAGCGGCAACGTTGGTGGAGAACGGTGCAAGAGGTTGCAAGTTCGATCCCCGGCAGGACCAATATACTGtttctcttttatttatttttttgtttttattgttaatactttttattttattttctttcatttaatattgttttgtttcctctgctagtatatttatttagataaattttTCCGATTAgcacaaatttatttatacgctt
Proteins encoded:
- the LOC133518242 gene encoding hemolymph lipopolysaccharide-binding protein-like; protein product: MADQLTMRQVFTGIQAVVASGHFMTIDGIPLSNLSLRWADNEPNNANNNEDCLVMNGESEVADVNCANVYPFFCTKKSSKMTVNKCGTTDSEYHLEPRTGSCYKFHKIPRTWHQAAAACFSEGAHLAIINSPIESQVLKELFAKYPENTLRVKYPHVAMIGFWDWNEHARNGDWLTIFGETLTDAGFSTWGRNEPNNAYGIEFCGSIVRDGLLNDFECNTTAVYICEVTRT